A stretch of Imperialibacter roseus DNA encodes these proteins:
- a CDS encoding LTA synthase family protein, giving the protein MLFSPEGSTPVKSFLNIGAFVLRVLGFFFILFFFERLLFVVFYFPEMSGEAGFQETLRAFFMPFRLDLSAAAYFTVIPFLLSLGFLFVRHQRARTVLTKVITVLILVFAALTILIHVGETVTYQEWKSKLSSRVFVHLAHPTEVVRTATPAYMVEFAAMVLALGFVAWLLHRQLLKRAAPVAAQGSWFRRFAIGLPALLFYAFLLIVAIRGGLGRYPLGISNGYFSNYHIVNDASVNTIWNFGDKWLRYRKGNLDQFFGRYPQEKAEDITRMLLSDHDSLTTKVVKKDTFNIVFIVLESWSAQMVEALGGVGAPSVSKVAGEGILFERVYAASWTSQKGNASIFSGYPALPRSPINQQDEKIRSLPSLPRSLGDYNSEYHYGGDLDFGNIGGYLVNAGFNKLFDEDSLSTLQPRGRLGAHDEATLPYFYDQLERAGKGDEPFFYSLFTLSSHSPYDIPGLTDWPTGGEWAAYAATIAYADEHLGKFFEKARHSAIYDNTLFVLIADHGRTNEYNPFPYNDKMYHIPMIWWGGVIKEEFRGAKVDKIGSQYDLAKTLLSQMDREVSGYRFSKDLLNKGSEGFAMYEHHNGYGWVDANGYFAFDFDRIKVVESEFTDESAFADAYENSRAFITAVYRDFLF; this is encoded by the coding sequence ATGTTGTTTTCACCTGAGGGGAGCACCCCGGTTAAGAGTTTTCTGAACATTGGAGCCTTTGTTCTCAGAGTGCTGGGATTTTTCTTCATCCTCTTCTTTTTCGAGCGCTTGCTGTTCGTTGTCTTCTATTTTCCGGAGATGTCGGGCGAAGCTGGATTCCAGGAAACGCTCAGGGCCTTCTTTATGCCCTTCAGGCTTGATCTTTCTGCGGCTGCGTACTTTACTGTTATTCCCTTTTTGCTAAGCCTGGGGTTTCTCTTTGTCAGGCATCAGCGGGCGAGAACCGTGCTGACCAAAGTCATCACCGTGTTAATTCTGGTATTTGCAGCCCTAACCATTCTTATTCATGTAGGAGAAACGGTTACGTACCAGGAGTGGAAGTCGAAGCTTTCTTCACGGGTCTTTGTGCACCTTGCCCACCCTACCGAGGTGGTTCGCACAGCGACTCCAGCTTACATGGTTGAGTTTGCTGCAATGGTGCTGGCATTGGGGTTTGTTGCCTGGCTGCTGCACCGCCAACTTTTGAAGAGGGCAGCTCCCGTAGCTGCGCAAGGTTCCTGGTTCCGGCGTTTTGCCATTGGCCTTCCAGCGCTGCTTTTTTATGCCTTTCTGCTTATTGTAGCTATAAGAGGAGGCCTGGGAAGGTATCCGTTAGGGATATCCAATGGCTATTTTTCTAACTATCATATTGTCAACGATGCCTCGGTTAACACCATCTGGAACTTTGGAGACAAATGGCTGCGGTACCGCAAGGGCAATCTTGATCAGTTCTTTGGCAGATATCCGCAAGAGAAGGCGGAGGATATAACAAGAATGTTGTTGAGTGACCACGATAGCCTGACTACAAAGGTGGTTAAAAAGGACACGTTCAATATTGTGTTTATAGTGCTCGAAAGCTGGTCGGCCCAAATGGTGGAGGCGCTTGGCGGAGTGGGCGCTCCCAGTGTCTCGAAAGTGGCCGGTGAAGGCATCCTTTTTGAGCGGGTATATGCTGCGTCATGGACATCTCAAAAAGGGAACGCATCCATTTTTAGCGGCTACCCGGCCTTGCCTCGCAGCCCCATCAATCAGCAGGATGAGAAAATACGCAGCCTGCCTTCTTTGCCCCGGAGCCTCGGTGACTATAATTCGGAATACCATTATGGTGGCGACCTCGATTTTGGAAATATCGGGGGATATCTGGTGAATGCCGGGTTTAACAAGTTGTTCGACGAAGACTCACTTAGCACCTTGCAGCCCCGGGGCCGACTGGGGGCACACGATGAGGCTACCCTGCCCTATTTTTACGATCAATTGGAGCGAGCAGGCAAAGGAGATGAGCCCTTCTTCTATTCACTCTTTACGCTAAGCAGTCATTCACCTTACGACATACCCGGACTAACCGACTGGCCAACCGGCGGGGAGTGGGCGGCCTATGCTGCTACAATTGCCTATGCCGACGAGCATTTGGGCAAGTTTTTTGAAAAGGCAAGGCACTCGGCCATTTACGACAATACCCTGTTTGTGTTGATAGCAGACCATGGCCGCACCAATGAATACAATCCGTTTCCTTACAATGACAAGATGTACCACATTCCCATGATTTGGTGGGGAGGAGTGATCAAAGAGGAGTTTCGGGGAGCCAAAGTGGATAAAATAGGTTCTCAATACGACCTTGCCAAAACGCTATTAAGCCAAATGGATCGGGAGGTTTCCGGCTATCGATTCAGTAAAGATTTGCTCAACAAAGGGTCGGAGGGCTTTGCCATGTATGAACACCACAATGGTTATGGGTGGGTTGACGCCAATGGCTATTTTGCCTTCGACTTCGACAGGATCAAAGTAGTAGAAAGTGAATTTACCGACGAGTCTGCTTTTGCTGATGCATACGAAAATAGCAGAGCTTTCATCACGGCGGTGTATAGGGACTTTCTTTTCTAG
- the ccoS gene encoding cbb3-type cytochrome oxidase assembly protein CcoS, translating to MKIIILLISISVVVAIVFLVAFLWAMKSGQYEDTYGPSVRMLFDDNIKKDENKTEK from the coding sequence ATGAAAATTATTATCCTTCTTATCAGCATCAGTGTAGTTGTGGCGATCGTTTTTCTTGTCGCATTTCTTTGGGCAATGAAAAGCGGCCAGTACGAAGACACCTACGGGCCATCTGTGAGAATGCTGTTCGACGACAACATCAAAAAAGACGAGAACAAAACCGAAAAATAG